One segment of Apus apus isolate bApuApu2 chromosome 1, bApuApu2.pri.cur, whole genome shotgun sequence DNA contains the following:
- the EFCAB10 gene encoding EF-hand calcium-binding domain-containing protein 10, translating into MAAGEQQCREYLQRHRLPELLHRLATLVIYQRPESPREFLIQLLEKVKAGRRAEGEYPDLMDEENLVAMFGLLDVVGRGHVTAAQYREALKTLGLSTEDLQLEDDEVITLDVFKEEVKRKMLESWAE; encoded by the exons ATGGCGGCGGGCGAGCAGCAGTGCCGCGAGTACCTGCAGCGCCACCGGCTCCCCGAGCTGCTCCACCGCCTCGCCACCCTGGTCATCTACCAGCGGCCCG AAAGCCCCCGCGAGTTCCTGAtccagctgctggaaaaggTGAAGGCTGGAAGGCGAGCCGAGGGGGAGTACCCTGACCTGATGGACGAGGAGAACCTGGTGGCCATGTTCGGCCTGCTGGATGTCGTGGGCCGAGGCCACGTCACGGCAGCGCAGTACAGGGAAG CTCTTAAAACTTTGGGACTGAGCACTGAAGATCTGCAGCTTGAAGATGATGAGGTTATCACACTGGATGTATTCAAGGAAGAAGT gaagagaaagatgctggagagctgggctgaaTAA